GCACCGTCGTCCGGGTCGTCTCGCCGCCGTTCTCCGGGGATTACGCCGCGAGCCGGAGCTTGGGGCCCGCGGCCGCAGTGACCCTGTCGGGGACAGTCGACGGCAACCCGTCGGCGCCGCCCGACCGGTGCTACCCGAACCCCTTCAACCCGCGCACCACCCTCGGTTTCGACCTGTGCCGGCCGGGGCGCGTCAGACTGGACGTCTACGACGCCGGGGGTCGACACGTCGCCAGCCTGGTGGACGAACCCCTGGCGGCGGGCAGACACGTCGCGGACTGGACCGGCAGGGGCGAAGGCGGCAGGTCGGTCCCGTCGGGCGTCTACTTCGCCCGGTTCGTCACGGAAACCGTCAGCGAGACCCGGCGGATGCTGCTGCTCAGGTGAAGCACACTCCGGAGAGCGAAGGGCCCCCTCCTGCCGGAAGGGGCCCTTTTTCCGTCGGTTGAAAAGTGGCGGCCGCTACCTGTACAGCGCCTTGACCGCGCCCCAGGTCGTCGCTTCCGCGGCGACGGTGTCGGGGAAGTACGCGATCCGGGCGATGCCGATACCGCCACGCAGTTGAATGCTCACTTCGTTGATGCTGTAGTATCCGTCCAGGTCGATGAAGATGCCGGCATCGTTCCACTGGCTGCCGTCGGAGACCGAGACCGCGACCTGGCCGTCGACGCGCAGCTCGTAGTCGTGGTGGTCCGTGTCCAGGGCGCCCAGCAGCACGTAGGCCAGGTT
Above is a window of bacterium DNA encoding:
- a CDS encoding T9SS type A sorting domain-containing protein produces the protein MKRLPSATAVVLSCLAASAALAATGAGTVVRVVSPPFSGDYAASRSLGPAAAVTLSGTVDGNPSAPPDRCYPNPFNPRTTLGFDLCRPGRVRLDVYDAGGRHVASLVDEPLAAGRHVADWTGRGEGGRSVPSGVYFARFVTETVSETRRMLLLR